The following coding sequences lie in one Fusarium poae strain DAOMC 252244 chromosome 1, whole genome shotgun sequence genomic window:
- a CDS encoding hypothetical protein (MEROPS:MER0005436~BUSCO:13516at5125), with the protein MSNRHLPAGQNIQGGSGILGTDIVGGPGAPRRRQPPPPFVPQSQYQQQHHQHHHQPATHMYNNYMNFSQPYYGYPPQYQGVHYHNTQYQNAQYQGGQYQAGQFQNGQYQNAQYHNAGIPSPGGYMPFQQQHYARSPPAMQQYVPMSGVSVPPSYPTRPAQQQSPALPTPYQPPAPASLPPQTPTSTHSSQIVPTPTPPVPQETEPAPPAPPVAPAEPPREPSPATAADIVTATSPPPALREPFRAPLPWYSHPDEKFPVRTTKSKRWRRRLNADSANVSLPAIDQHNVAAEQASVPEASSTEPSISALTPATSTAPSEAAATPRQSPTPVQQRSRTNTATSVTSTATNRPATRSSAAPAPALPSLPKANTKDAKPARAEKPVNGDVATEGAPEKAVAAEDSDKPMDSESVTTEAAPAVKAPPSSWAKLFSKPASAAAGKTEGPNGAAPADTVTNGHATESVSGTPNGAAPSFSKVNANSVAEAIHTFHVGLADQVAFLEPRGLINTGNMCYMNSVLQVLMFCLPFYDFLSQISKRAVHSFKSDTPLIDAMIMFMHEFKTIKSAAGVEPLRMALKNEELERYGEPFTPEFVYEAIRQLPRFASMRRGHQQDAEEFLGFLLQSLDDECTTVLKNFTPDEAEHQPSAGSDAGGTDDWMEVGRKQKSAVSRSSGSNSSSPISRIFGGLLRSEFRVPGLKDSITTEPYQPLQLDIGSSDVRNVVDALRGLTRPERLQGDFNSSRGKEVTATKQVFIESLPPVLILHLKRFQFDAEGNGTVKIWKKIGYPLELEIPREALSRQKRQTLSEEGMPKYKLISVVYHHGKNASGGHYTVDVRRQEGREWIRIDDTIIRRVRSEDVAEGGEEEEVKDARKEGHTSGNRFGAVLDDDTGDDDGWSKVTGPAGGAKKWSSVANGTNGAAKPAKPIKDNIKDNKVAYLLFYQRV; encoded by the exons ATGAGTAACCGCCATCTGCCGGCTGGGCAGAATATACAGGGAGGATCTGGTATCCTAGGCACCGATATAGTCGGCGGTCCCGGAGCGCCTCGCCGGAGgcagcctcctcctcccttTGTTCCTCAGTCCCAgtaccagcagcagcatcacCAACATCACCATCAGCCCGCAACTCACATGTATAATAACTACATGAACTTCAGCCAGCCGTATTATGGATACCCGCCGCAGTATCAAGGAGTTCACTACCACAACACTCAGTACCAAAACGCACAGTATCAAGGTGGACAATACCAAGCTGGGCAGTTCCAGAATGGCCAGTACCAAAACGCACAGTACCACAATGCCGGAATACCTTCACCCGGTGGTTATATGCCCTTCCAACAGCAGCACTATGCACGATCGCCGCCCGCTATGCAGCAATATGTTCCCATGTCTGGTGTGAGCGTCCCTCCGAGCTACCCAACCCGCCCAGCTCAGCAACAATCTCCTGCTTTGCCAACTCCCTATCAGCCTCCTGCTCCGGCCTCACTTCCACCCCAGACTCCTACTTCAACCCACTCGTCGCAGATAGTTCCCACTCCAACTCCTCCGGTCCCGCAGGAGACTGAGCCAGCGCCCCCCGCTCCTCCTGTTGCCCCGGCTGAGCCCCCACGAGAGCCTTCGCCCGCAACTGCTGCTGATATTGTTACTGCTACTTCTCCCCCTCCCGCTCTGAGAGAACCATTCCGTGCACCT CTACCATGGTACTCTCACCCTGACGAAAAGTTTCCTGTTCGAACTACAAAGTCTAAAAGATGGAGGAGGCGCCTCAACGCGGACAGTGCAAATGTTTCTCTGCCGGCTATTGACCAGCATAACGTTGCTGCAGAGCAGGCCAGTGTTCCCGAAGCTAGCTCTACAGAACCTTCTATCTCGGCTCTTACCCCTGCGACATCAACAGCTCCATCCGAAGCTGCGGCAACTCCTCGCCAGTCTCCTACTCCTGTACAGCAACGATCGCGCACCAACACTGCTACCAGCGTTACCTCGACTGCAACGAACCGACCTGCCACACGCTCCTCCGCTGCTCCCGCCCCTGCGCTTCCGTCGCTTCCCAAGGCGAACACTAAGGATGCTAAGCCTGCACGTGCTGAAAAGCCTGTGAACGGCGACGTAGCTACCGAAGGTGCCCCTGAGAAGGCTGTCGCTGCTGAAGATTCCGACAAGCCTATGGACTCTGAATCAGTCACAACTGAGGCCGCTCCTGCTGTTAAAGCTCCGCCTTCTAGTTGGGCGAAGCTCTTTTCGAAGCCCGCTTCTGCAGCTGCTGGAAAGACTGAGGGTCCTAATGGTGCTGCTCCTGCTGATACTGTCACTAATGGCCATGCTACCGAAAGTGTTTCTGGAACCCCGAACGGTGCTGCCCCCAGCTTCTCCAAAGTCAACGCCAACTCGGTTGCGGAGGCTATTCACACGTTCCATGTTGGTCTCGCCGATCAAGTCGCGTTCCTCGAGCCCCGCGGTCTGATCAACACCGGTAATATGTGTTACATGAACTCT GTTTTGCAAGTTTTGATGTTTTGTTTGCCATTTTATGATTTCCTCAGCCAGATCAGCAAGCGTGCTGTTCACAGCTTCAAGAGCGATACTCCTCTTATCGATGCAAT GATCATGTTTATGCATGAGTTCAAGACCATCAAGTCTGCTGCCGGTGTTGAACCTCTACGTATGGCTCTGAAGAACGAGGAGCTCGAACGTTATGGGGAGCCTTTCACTCCCGAATTCGTTTACGAAGCCATAAGGCAGCTTCCGCGTTTCGCTAGCATGAGG CGGGGTCATCAGCAAGATGCCGAGGAATTTCTTGGTTTCCTCCTACAGTCACTTGATGACGAGTGCACTACCGTCCTCAAGAACTTTACCCCCGACGAAGCGGAGCACCAACCTAGTGCTGGCTCTGATGCTGGTGGTACTGACGATTGGATGGAAGTTGGCAGAAAGCAAAAGTCTGCTGTTTCTCGATCTTCCGGATCTAACTCATCTAGCCCCATTTCCAGGATCTTTGGTGGTTTGTTGCGATCTGAGTTCCGTGTCCCTGGCCTTAAGGATTCTATCACTACTGAGCCTTATCAGCCTCTTCAGCTGGACATTGGGTCATCTGATGTGCGCAATGTCGTGGATGCGCTCCGAGGTCTTACTCGACCTGAGCGTCTTCAGGGAGATTTCAACTCTTCTCGCGGCAAGGAGGTTACAGCCACCAAGCAGGTTTTCATCGAGTCACTTCCTCCTGTCCTCATCCTACATCTCAAGCGCTTCCAGTTCGACGCAGAGGGTAACGGAACTGTCAAGATTTGGAAGAAGATCGGTTATCCGTTGGAGCTTGAGATTCCCCGCGAAGCCTTGTCTCGGCAGAAACGCCAGACTTTGAGTGAAGAGGGAATGCCCAAGTATAAGTTGATTAGCGTGGTTTACCATCATGGAAAGAACGCTAGTGGTGGGCATTACACTGTCGATGTGCGACGACAGGAAGGGCGCGAATGGATTCGTATCGATGATACTATCATCCGCAGAGTTCGAAGTGAAGACGTCGCTGAGGGCggcgaagaggaggaagtgAAGGACGCCCGTAAGGAGGGCCATACGTCGGGTAACCGATTTGGTGCTGTTCTGGACGACGACACTGGAGATGATGACGGATGGAGCAAGGTCACTGGTCCTGCTGGAGGAGCAAAGAAATGGAGCAGCGTTGCTAACGGTACCAATGGCGCCGCCAAGCCAGCCAAGCCGATCAAGGATAACATCAAGGACAACAAGGTTGCCTACCTGCTCTTCTACCAACGAGTATAA
- a CDS encoding hypothetical protein (BUSCO:57522at5125), producing the protein MKYSLAPFILRRPWLARFFKPAATWYVNTAGYRQMGLKYDDLLEEENETAQAALKRLSNRESYERIYRIRRAVQCSYQHKLLPKDQWTTSASDKPYLQPLMEEVAAEKAEKNELDSIAVVRKH; encoded by the exons ATGAAGTACTCGCTCGCCCCCTTCATCCTCCGCCGGCCGTGGCTCGCCCGCTTTTTCAAGCCCGCCGCTACCTGGTACGTCAACACCGCCGGGTACCGCCAGATGGGCCTCAA ATACGACGATCTCCTCGAGGAGGAGAACGAGACTGCCCAGGCTGCCCTCAAGCGCCTCTCTAACCGCGAGTCCTACGAGCGCATTTACCGTATCCGACGTGCTGTCCAGTGCAGTTACCAGCATAAGCTCCTCCCCAAGGACCAGTGGACTACCTCCGCATCG GACAAGCCCTACCTCCAGCCTCTTATGGAGGAGGTCGCCGCTGAGAAGGCCGAGAAGAACGAGCTCGACTCCATTGCTGTCGTCCGAAAGCACTAA
- a CDS encoding hypothetical protein (TransMembrane:2 (i118-140o160-180i)~BUSCO:29363at5125) — MSSTDQVPPEAAQSPSSDYAASSYGYASSDASMYSTTVTPMHRWALNASDSQFNAIAGAVGGFTSGVVTCPLDVIKTKLQAQGGYAALNKGRHVGHPKLYNGLLGSGKVIWREEGIRGLYRGLGPIVMGYLPTWAVWFTVYNKSKGYLSQHYDNNHIVNFWSSIIAGASSTIVTNPIWVIKTRLMSQSNIRHNTQDHHSAYYPKATSTPTTRPTLHDWHYKSTLDAARKMYTSEGLISFYSGLTPALLGLTHVAVQFPTYEYLKTRFTGQGMGESNEEDNTSHVFGILGASILSKILASTATYPHEVIRTRLQTQRRPLAGEEFAQGMGVTGSGPRAPAAKPRYQGVVHTFRVILAEEGWRAFYAGLGTNMMRAVPAATVTMLTYEYVMKQLYHTRAEARHLLLDPTAEP, encoded by the exons ATGTCGTCAACGGACCAGGTTCCTCCCGAAGCTGCCCAGTCGCCGTCTTCAGACTATGCTGCATCTTCTTACGGTTACGCATCCTCCGACGCCTCAATGTACTCCACGACGGTAACCCCAATGCACCGATGGGCGCTCAACGCCTCCGACTCCCAGTTCAACGCTATTGCCGGTGCAGTGGGTGGTTTCACCTCAGGTGTCGTGACATGCCCACTCGACGTCATCAAGACCAAACTCCAGGCGCAAGGTGGTTACGCTGCTCTCAACAAGGGACGACATGTCGGCCATCCAAAGTTATATAATGGTCTTCTTGGCTCAGGGAAGGTCATCTGGAGAGAGGAAGGAATCCGAGGTCTCTATCGTGGACTGGGGCCTATTGTTATGGGATACTTACCAACATGGGCTGTGTGGTTTACGGTTTACAATAAGAGCAAGGGGTATTTATCACAACATTATG ACAACAATCACATAGTCAATTTTTGGTCGTCAATCATAGCAGGCGCCAGCAGTACAATAGTTACCAACCCAATATGGGTTATCAAGACACGGCTCATGTCACAGAGCAACATTCGACACAACACCCAGGACCACCATTCTGCATACTATCCGAAAGCGACTAGCACACCAACAACGCGACCAACACTGCACGACTGGCATTACAAATCCACACTAGACGCAGCTCGCAAGATGTACACCTCGGAAGGCCTCATTTCATTCTATTCTGGACTAACACCTGCTCTGCTCGGCTTGACTCATGTTGCTGTACAATTTCCCACATACGAGTACCTCAAAACCAGATTCACCGGTCAAGGAATGGGCGAATCTAACGAGGAAGATAACACATCCCACGTTTTCGGAATCCTAGGGGCCTCGATTCTATCCAAGATCCTCGCCAGTACTGCGACGTATCCTCATGAAGTTATTCGCACCCGCTTACAGACCCAACGGCGTCCGCTTGCTGGCGAGGAGTTCGCTCAGGGTATGGGAGTGACAGGTTCTGGCCCCCGAGCCCCTGCTGCGAAGCCCAGGTACCAAGGCGTCGTCCATACTTTCCGAGTCATACTGGCTGAAGAAGGGTGGAGAGCGTTTTATGCTGGACTGGGCACAAACATGATGCGAGCTGTCCCAGCAGCAACAGTTACCATGTTGACATACGAATATGTCATGAAGCAACTGTATCACACTAGGGCTGAAGCACGACATCTTTTGCTGGATCCCACAGCAGAACCATAA
- a CDS encoding hypothetical protein (BUSCO:53810at5125) translates to MSSQAAKAASNVVSIAKKQTLQSTGIWEAFRRFLAIDPERSNGVPLNPHFRNPPPGANDPLQYDDPVTLPAGDIADNPYWKRDNRRGYPQLSVVDQSQFAQLITIGSAEAPKVDLIGEAGEKQLVAVKQESETGLAKALDKAGNATKDVFVNGMPPLPSGQSLNTGKWDVHKYELEESSYGEGYPCRSFK, encoded by the exons ATGTCGTCCCAAGCGGCCAAAGCCGCCAGCAACGTGGTCAGCATCGCCAAG AAGCAAACCCTCCAGTCGACTGGTATCTGGGAGGCCTTCCGCCGATTCTTGGCCATCGACCCTGAGCGCTCCAACGGTGTCCCTCTGAACCCTCACTTCCGTAACCCTCCCCCCGGCGCCAACGACCCTCTCCAGTACGACGATCCCGTTACGCTGCCCGCTGGCGACATCGCCGACAACCCTTACTGGAAGCGCGACAACCGCCGCGGCTACCCCCAGCTCAGCGTCGTCGATCAGTCTCAGTTCGCCCAGCTCATCACCATCGGCAGCGCTGAGGCTCCCAAGGTCGATCTTATCGGCGAGGCCGGCGAGAAGCAGCTCGTTGCTGTTAAGCAGGAGTCCGAGACTGGTCTGGCAAAGGCACTCGATAAGGCGGGCAACGCGACCAAGGATGTGTTTGTCAACGGCATGCCTCCTCTGCCCAGTGGCCAGAGTCTGAACACTGGAAAGTGGGATGTGCACAAGTACGAGCTTGAGGAGTCATCTTATGGTGAAGG ATACCCTTGCAGGTCATTCAAATAA
- a CDS encoding hypothetical protein (BUSCO:57101at5125): protein METRQTDSSDPFEDVLNLEERFYSEGYQLGIKDGVQAGRIEGRSFGMQKGFEKFLESGRLASKAIVWANRIPQKDKASSEDTCTLPPLPKNARLEKNINTLYALVEPETLSTENSDEAVQDFDDRVKRAQGKAKIVERMTGGGKETAGVSSP from the coding sequence ATGGAAACAAGACAAACAGACTCCTCTGATCCCTTTGAGGACGTCCTCAACCTCGAAGAACGCTTCTACTCAGAAGGCTACCAGCTTGGCATAAAAGACGGCGTTCAAGCGGGGCGAATCGAGGGGCGATCGTTTGGCATGCAAAAGGGCTTTGAAAAGTTCCTCGAGAGTGGTCGTCTCGCCAGCAAAGCCATCGTTTGGGCGAACCGGATACCACAAAAAGATAAGGCTTCTTCCGAGGATACTTGCACGTTACCACCGCTGCCCAAAAACGCAAGGCTTGAGAAGAACATCAACACTCTGTACGCCCTCGTGGAGCCGGAAACGCTTTCAACAGAAAACTCGGATGAGGCGGTTCAAGACTTTGATGATCGGGTAAAGAGAGCACAAGGAAAGGCCAAGATTGTTGAGAGGATGACGGGTGGTGGGAAAGAGACAGCAGGAGTGTCAAGCCCGTAA
- the ARD1 gene encoding N-terminal acetyltransferase A complex catalytic subunit ard1 (BUSCO:48593at5125) — MDIRLLTNADLPLIQHANLENLPENYFLKYYLYHALSWPQLSYVAVDVSRPKKDPYEYPKIVGYVLAKMEEEPSDGIPHGHITSLSVMRTHRRLGIAEKLMRQSQLAMVETFQAKYVSLHVRVSNAAARHLYENTLGFTNEKTESKYYADGEDAFCMRLDLGDIKKQADAAAAAEDEEAADEGDAVGEVGRDPEAGKDKEEGGERKIKVAVGRGLGVGSLVEKDESKN; from the exons ATGGATATTCGACTCCTCACAAACGCAGACTTACCCCTCATCCAGCACGCAAACCTCGAGAATCTTCCCGAGAACTACTTCCTCAAGTACTACCTCTACCATGCCCTCTCATGGCCCCAGCTGAGTTACGTCGCTGTCGATGTCTCGAGGCCCAAGAAGGACCCTTACGAGTACCCCAAGATTGTCGGATATGTCCTTGCCAAGATGGAGGAGGAGCCTTCAGACGGTATCCCTCACGGCCACATCACCAGTCTGAGCGTCATGCGCACACATCGAAGACTCGGTATTGCTGAGAAGCTGATGCGCCAGAGCC AACTCGCCATGGTTGAGACATTCCAGGCCAAGTACGTCTCCTTGCACGTCCGTGTCTCCAACGCCGCAGCCCGCCACCTTTACGAAAACACACTGGGTTTCACCAACGAGAAGACCGAGTCCAAATACTACGCCGACGGTGAAGATGCTTTTTGCATGCGTCTAGACCTCGGTGACATCAAGAAGCAAGCCGACGCGGCGGCCGCCGCAGAGGACGAGGAGGCCGCTGATGAGGGCGACGCCGTGGGTGAGGTTGGCCGTGATCCCGAAGCTGGCAAGGACAAGGAGGAGGGTGGAGAACGAAAGATTAAGGTCGCCGTGGGGAGAGGATTGGGAGTTGGATCTTTGGTGGAAAAGGATGAGTCCAAGAACTAA
- a CDS encoding hypothetical protein (BUSCO:27434at5125) yields the protein MAPSSTGYAPDLEKYLRSLKGQALESSVESLISLLKRRQIKGSEPCAVATAHILLQVVARSKWFNVDTLIDNVSRIGRRLVEAQPKELVIANIVRRVLSLIRDEAAEDRNEATSETASEAQMTPTDAVPHPEALSHQWPPSTYGKQDSAGDYITNSARPPPARPGPLSSYSSVNVPKTLFHLLSVSSPNDFATSSQGSPVGLSGTSTPSWKAPSAQVHALRSEVINGIEEIKDEISQVDDQIASLAEVQIHPGDYVLVHQPSPTVERFILRAALKRRFTVLIATEPPKKQTTEVPHANFRKKLASAGITVINVMNGGLMAYMSRVDKVIFGARSIVANGGVVADAGAAAIARAAKEQGNAVIVLGGVYKLSPENPFNEESLIEWGDSASFVNFADGQMVNSVEVRTAITELVPPELIDTYITNLGTHSRDHLSSLIADHYKQEDVDFHTWSG from the exons ATGGCTCCATCATCTACGGGCTACGCGCCCGATCTTGAGAAATATCTCCGGTCTCTCAAGGGTCAGGCATTAGAATCCTCTGTTGAGAGTCTCATCTC CCTCCTAAAGCGACGCCAGATCAAGGGCTCCGAGCCTTGCGCAGTCGCTACTGCACATATCCTACTTCAGGTCGTCGCTCGATCAAAATGGTTCAATGTCGATACCCTAATTGATAACGTCTCTCGCATCGGCCGTCGACTAGTGGAGGCTCAGCCCAAGGAGCTCGTGATTGCAAACATCGTGCGCCGAGTTCTAAGCCTCATTCGCGACGAGGCAGCTGAAGATAGAAATGAGGCTACCAGTGAAACCGCCAGCGAGGCCCAGATGACGCCGACCGATGCCGTGCCACACCCAGAAGCCCTTTCCCACCAGTGGCCGCCTTCAACATATGGCAAGCAAGATTCCGCTGGTGATTATATCACCAACAGCGCCAGGCCCCCTCCTGCCCGACCTGGCCCGCTGTCTTCCTACAGCTCTGTCAACGTCCCAAAGACTCTTTTTCACCTCCTCTCAGTGTCCTCTCCCAACGATTTCGCAACTAGCAGCCAGGGATCCCCCGTGGGACTCTCAGGGACATCTACTCCTTCATGGAAGGCTCCTTCCGCTCAAGTCCACGCTTTGAGGTCTGAGGTTATCAACGGTATTGAGGAGATCAAGGACGAGATTAGCCAAGTGGATGACCAGATTGCATCCCTGGCCGAAGTCCAGATCCATCCCGGAGACTACGTGCTCGTCCACCAGCCCTCGCCCACAGTCGAACGATTTATCCTGCGCGCAGCTCTTAAGCGCCGATTTACAGTGCTTATTGCTACCGAACCCCCTAAGAAGCAGACCACTGAAGTTCCACATGCTAATTTCAGAAAGAAGCTTGCTTCTGCTGGCATTACGGTGATCAACGTCATGAATGGAGGATTGATGGCATACATGTCCCGAGTGGACAAGGTCATCTTCGGCGCGCGGTCTATTGTGGCCAATGGTGGTGTCGTTGCCGATGCCGGCGCTGCAGCGATTGCACGAGCTGCCAAGGAGCAGGGAAATGCTGTTATTGTTCTCGGTGGTGTGTACAAGCTTAGCCCAGAGAACCCCTTCAACGAGGAGTCGTTGATTGAGTGGGGAGACTCTGCTAGCTTTGTCAATTTTGCGGATGGACAGATGGTGAACAGTGTCGAGGTCCGAACTGCCATCACAGAGCTTGTGCCACCAGAGCTGATTGATACATACATTACCAATTT GGGAACACACTCAAGAGATCATCTCTCGAGTCTTATTGCAGACCATTACAAGCAGGAGGACGTGGACTTTCACACGTGGAGCGGATGA
- a CDS encoding hypothetical protein (BUSCO:28911at5125), with product MNSLNILTARVSPPPSPTQSRSNSIGSLVGLASEDEHQHGDHRPSNENETEPFPQDTFDESRFETEKPSEDTPLLGDTGENQTRSSWYHSIPRRIASSIIGSLRWVLATLASPGVYLIACFYDEYGNFAPFSQLGKLFGLGGGSKAMEEPSHVSEKEYGRTTGYRRLSPKPRHTSSSSTSSGLSSESESEGSRSSSRHARSKSLQPAEETGPTRRSIRIKLNSDEDLRQRKHRKTQSAVARTKASDLGSGDLSAHLKSPTSPIAALTRYPKTPAPPRPLIPRRQPSYINLEPPSSPQKTLILDLDETLIHSMSKGGRMSTGHMVEVRLNTTYVGVGGQTSIGPQHPILYWVNKRPYCDEFLRRVCKWYNLVVFTASVQEYADPVIDWLETERKFFSARYYRQHCTFRQGAFIKDLASVESDLSKVMILDNSPLSYLFHQDNAIPIQGWINDPTDTDLMHLVPLLEGLQYVHDVRALLALRGGEDGQHMA from the exons ATGAACTCTCTCAACATCTTAACGGCCCGTGTGTCGCCGCCCCCGAGTCCGACTCAATCACGATCCAACAGCATAGGCTCACTTGTAGGCCTGGCCTCCGAAGACGAGCACCAGCATGGCGATCACCGACCTTCCAACGAGAACGAGACCGAGCCCTTCCCTCAGGATACCTTTGACGAATCGCGATTCGAAACTGAGAAGCCTAGCGAGGATACCCCATTGCTAGGTGATACAGGCGAGAATCAGACGAGGAGCTCATGGTACCACTCTATTCCTCGGCGAATCGCTTCCAGCATCATTGGTTCTCTTCGATGGGTTCTTGCGACTTTGGCTTCGCCAGGTGTATACCTTATTGCTTGTTTCTACGACGAGTATGGCAATTTCGCACCCTTCTCGCAACTAGGTAAATTGTTTGGGCTAGGAGGTGGGAGCAAGGCCATGGAAGAGCCCAGCCATGTTTCTGAGAAGGAATATGGTAGAACTACAGGATATCGGAGGCTATCACCAAAACCTAGGCAtacttcatcttcttcgacGTCATCGGGTCTCTCATCGGAATCGGAATCCGAAGGATCGCGCTCTAGCAGTCGGCACGCTCGGTCCAAATCTCTACAGCCTGCAGAGGAAACAGGTCCTACTCGAAGGTCAATCAGAATTAAACTCAACAGCGACGAGGATCTTAGGCAACGGAAGCACAGGAAGACGCAATCGGCAGTCGCGCGAACCAAGGCAAGCGATCTGGGTAGCGGCGACCTTTCAGCACATCTAAAATCCCCGACTTCTCCCATCGCAGCGCTCACCAGATATCCCAAGACTCCAGCACCGCCTCGACCTTTGATTCCGCGCAGACAACCCTCTTACATCAATCTCGAGCCGCCCTCGAGCCCGCAAAAGACTTTGATTCTCGATCTAGACGAAACTTTGATACACAGCATGTCCAAGGGGGGCAGGATGAGTACCGGACACATGGTTGAGGTGCGCTTAAACACGACATACGTAGGGGTTGGTGGGCAGACATCGATTGGGCCGCAGCATCCGATCTTATACTGGGTCAACAAGCGACCATACTGCGACGAGTTCCTGAGACGAGTTTGCAAGTGGTACAATTTAGTTGTGTTCACAGCATCAGTACAGGAGTACGCAGACCCGGTGATTGACTGGCTGGAGACGGAAAGAAAGTTTTTCTCGGCACGATACTATCGACAACACTGCACATTCCGACAAGGCGCTTTCATCAAGGATCTGGCCTCGGTCGAATCGGACCTGAGCAAGGTGATGATTTTGGACAACAGTCCGTTGAGTTATCTGTTTCATCAAG ACAATGCGATTCCCATTCAGGGCTGGATCAATGACCCGACGGATACGGACTTGATGCATCTGGTGCCATTATTGGAAGGATTGCAGTATGTACATGATGTTCGGGCGCTGTTGGCCCTGCGGGGTGGTGAAGACGGGCAGCACATGGCATAA
- a CDS encoding hypothetical protein (TransMembrane:4 (o12-34i55-80o92-113i125-144o)~BUSCO:54925at5125), producing the protein MSLHYLPPVKPSAIALGTAFNHGVELAVLAPIFGQTYQRAKASNTKEEFIRSKEASGAALAWGSSLTGSALQAYGVGALINATGTLTYKGAAYLGALIFFATSAPGYVSQIFVEKRPLDTVGVSLATKLVETLGLSVFLTWWGTRTNPFE; encoded by the exons ATGTCTCTGCACTACCTTCCTCCCGTCAAGCCCTCCGCCATCGCTCTGGGCACCGCTTTCAACCACGGTGTTGAGCTCGCCGTCCTCGCCCCCATCTTCGGCCAGACTTACCAGCGTGCCAAGGCCTCAAACACCAAGGAGGAGTTCATCCGCTCCAAGGAGGCTTCCGGTGCTGCCCTCGCCTGGGGTTCTTCCCTGACCGGCTCTGCCCTCCAGGCCTACGGTGTCGGTGCTCTCATCAACGCCACTGGCACTCTCACCTACAAGGGCGCTGCTTACCTCGGTGCTCTCATCTTCTTCGCTACCTCTGCTCCCGGC TACGTCTCCCAGATCTTTGTCGAGAAGCGACCTCTCGACACCGTCGGCGTCAGCCTGGCTACCAAGCTCGTTGAGACCCTCGGTCTCTCCGTCTTCCTCACTTGGTGGGGAACCCGAACCAACCCCTTTGAGTAA
- a CDS encoding hypothetical protein (BUSCO:53326at5125), translating to MAAEKPDKKEKKDKKRSDESGISKPKKEKKDKKDKKEKLAAALEEKIQQDAPVAAAAAVENDDSDAEEEKAAELPLERVVVPFAIPVADDKGMKKVYKTIRKAAKNNTLKRGVKEVVKTLRKSAPSGPGNTSFPGVVIIAGDISPMDVISHLPVLCEDHNVPFIFVTSRAELGAAAKTKRPTSVVMIMEKAEGKKAKDKSADKDGEDDGEAFGESYASLVKYVQKEYGKQAFWVKGGTKY from the exons ATGGCCGCCGAGAAGCCCGataagaaggagaagaaggacaagaagagAAGCGACGAGTCCGGCATCTCCAAGCCcaaaaaggagaagaaggataagaaggataagaaggagaagctcgCCGCTGCCCTCGAGGAGAAGATCCAGCAGGATGCTCCCGTCGCCGCTGCCGCTGCTGTTGAGAACGACGACTCCGAtgctgaggaggagaaggctgCTGAGCTGCCTCTTGAGCGTGTCGTCGTTCCCTTCGCCATCCCTGTCGCAGATGACAAGGGCATGAAGAAGGTCTACAAGACCATCCGCAAGG CTGCCAAGAACAACACCCTCAAGCGCGGTGTCAAGGAGGTCGTCAAGACCCTCCGAAAGTCTGCCCCCTCCGGTCCTGGCAACACCTCTTTCCCCGGTGTTGTCATCATTGCCGGCGACATTTCCCCCATGGACGTCATCTCCCACCTCCCCGTTCTGTGCGAGGACCACAACGTTcccttcatcttcgtcaCTTCACGCGCTGAGCTCGGTGCCGCTGCCAAGACAAAGCGACCTACATCCGTTGTCATGATCATGGAGAAGGCCGAGggcaagaaggccaaggacaagTCCGCCGACAAGGACGGTGAGGACGACGGTGAGGCATTTGGCGAGAGCTACGCTTCTCTTGTCAAGTACGTGCAGAAGGAGTACGGCAAGCAGGCTTTCTGGGTCAAGGGCGGAACAAAGTACTAG
- the QCR8 gene encoding ubiquinol--cytochrome-c reductase subunit 8 (TransMembrane:1 (i66-84o)~BUSCO:58730at5125), with protein MRPTQMLRSGAADPKNGHYIGNWGHFGGEKQRGIITYGLSANRQNPWAGAANDAIFNTFRRTKNQIFFWLPPMVAGYWMMSWAVERSEYLNSKAGRAEFGDEEE; from the exons ATGAGACCGACTCAGATGCTCCGAAGCGGCGCTGCCGACCCCAAGAACGGACA CTACATTGGTAACTGGGGCCACTTCG GTGGTGAGAAGCAGCGAGGTATCATTACCTACGGTCTGTCCGCCAACCGACAGAACCCCTGGGCTGGTGCCGCCAACGATGCCATCTTCAACACTTTCCGCCGCACCAAGAACCAGATCTTCTTCTGGCTCCCTCCTATGGTTGCCGGTTACTGGATGATGAGCTGGGCCGTCGAGCG AAGCGAGTACCTcaactccaaggctggtCGTGCCGAGTTCGGTGATGAGGAGGAGTAA